Proteins from one Camelina sativa cultivar DH55 chromosome 8, Cs, whole genome shotgun sequence genomic window:
- the LOC104707399 gene encoding protein trichome birefringence-like 23, with the protein MKLKWESISNVQQNTFLIKLVSATLITCLAFRFFVFQFGQFHPVHVSVNGDSDPQISPPSVILSDNEDQIPGDIEVEKCDLFSGKWIRDPLGPIYTNGSCGIVVDSHQNCITNGRPDSGFLYWKWKPHDCSLPRFDPRRFLQLMRNKSWAIIGDSIARNHVESLLCLLSTVEKPVEVYHDENYRSKRWNFPFYNLTVSNIWSPFLVQAAIFEDSNGVSSAAVQLHLDKLDNTWTDLLPSLDYAIISSGEWFLKTAVYHENANPVGCHGCPESSNLTDLGFDYAYNTSLRHVMDFIAKSNTKGMVFFRTSIPDHFENGEWHNGGTCKKTEPVSEEEVEMKVLNKILRDVEINQFERVVAEMGQESGKLKLLDFAGMLLTRPDGHPGPYREFRPFDKDKNAKVQNDCLHWCLPGPIDHLNDVILEIIMDGRTGK; encoded by the exons atgaagctaaAATGGGAATCAATCTCTAACGTTCAGCAAAACACATTTCTCATAAAACTCGTCTCTGCTACTCTCATCACTTGTCTCGCTTTTcgcttcttcgtcttccaaTTCGGCCAATTTCACCCAGTTCATGTGTCGGTGAACGGAGACTCCGATCCTCAGATTTCTCCGCCGTCGGTTATCTTATCAGATAACGAGGATCAGATTCCTGGAG ATATTGAGGTGGAGAAGTGTGATTTATTCAGTGGGAAATGGATCAGAGATCCTTTGGGACCAATTTATACCAATGGGTCATGTGGTATCGTTGTAGACAGTCACCAGAATTGCATCACCAATGGCCGGCCTGACTCTGGTTTTCTCTACTGGAAATGGAAGCCTCATGATTGCTCTTTGCCACGTTTTGATCCTCGGAGATTTCTTCAGCTTATGAGGAATAAATCTTGGGCTATAATTGGTGACTCCATTGCCCGTAATCATGTCGAGTCTTTGCTTTGCCTGCTATCTaca GTTGAAAAGCCGGTAGAAGTGTATCACGATGAGAACTATAGATCAAAGCGTTGGAATTTCCCTTTTTACAACCTCACAGTATCCAACATTTGGTCACCTTTTCTTGTGCAAGCTGCCATCTTCGAAGACTCAAACGGTGTTTCATCAGCTGCAGTCCAGCTTCACCTTGACAAACTCGACAATACATGGACTGATCTGTTACCGAGCCTTGACTATGCGATCATCTCTTCCGGGGAGTGGTTCTTGAAAACCGCAGTCTACCACGAGAATGCAAATCCCGTTGGGTGTCATGGCTGCCCGGAAAGTTCTAACTTGACGGATTTAGGATTTGACTATGCTTACAATACATCGTTGCGTCATGTTATGGACTTCATAGCAAAATCTAACACTAAAGGCATGGTCTTCTTCCGCACTTCGATACCCGATCACTTTGAAAATGGTGAGTGGCATAACGGAGGGACCTGTAAGAAAACAGAACCAGTGAGCGAGGAGGAGGTCGAGATGAAGGTCTTGAACAAGATACTGAGAGATGTGGAGATTAATCAATTCGAGAGAGTGGTTGCAGAGATGGGTCAGGAGAGTGGGAAACTAAAGCTTCTGGATTTTGCAGGAATGTTGCTGACTCGACCCGATGGGCATCCAGGTCCATACCGAGAGTTCAGGCCGTTTGATAAGGACAAGAACGCGAAGGTACAGAACGATTGTCTGCACTGGTGCTTGCCTGGTCCCATTGATCACTTGAACGATGTCATATTGGAGATCATAATGGATGGTCGAACCGGGAAATAA
- the LOC104707395 gene encoding uncharacterized protein LOC104707395 isoform X1, which translates to MARLSSMISLRHNPSFPTDLLAFIGLKLPSALASLSFRPSPPDPPDPPDPPDPSPAQSHVAHIVKSHQLLSLVGSRVDCSHSISISINMPPLLFPQVCSCSSVSGSSTLESSWMIVESVALALWNLDLVFTPLMNLDTRGSTFVLSCGTFIALLRMFTAVCRLYFKLAVLVAALLQIGKRSLLSFTVTDYLVHRGFYSPHLSFKELIILPNTSLGFSGIVTGSIVLKTVLLEVEARFVAQDCPRSAFADCSSLVSLEASFPPFKNQSTLVELVSSHLSHYPWFELVSSHLSLYLWFELVSSHLSFHLCLASDFVIVVVLPFAQVAWFVWDFDSHLYFLLEEEELF; encoded by the coding sequence ATGGCTCGACTTTCTTCGATGATTTCGCTGCGCCATAACCCTTCGTTTCCGACGGATCTGCTTGCTTTTATCGGCCTGAAGCTTCCATCGGCGCTGGCCTCATTGTCGTTTCGTCCTTCTCCACCAGATCCGCCTGATCCTCCAGACCCTCCAGATCCCTCTCCGGCTCAAAGCCATGTAGCTCATATCGTCAAGTCACACCAGCTTCTTAGCCTCGTTGGCAGCAGAGTTGATTGCTCGCACTCCATTTCCATCTCAATCAACATGCCTCCTCTCCTGTTCCCCCAGGTATGCTCCTGTTCTTCGGTCTCTGGTTCTTCTACGTTGGAAAGTTCTTGGATGATCGTTGAGAGTGTGGCTCTGGCTTTGTGGAATTTGGATCTCGTTTTTACTCCTTTGATGAATTTGGATACCCGTGGATCCACATTTGTGCTTTCTTGTGGCACCTTTATCGCCTTATTGCGAATGTTTACTGCAGTATGCAGATTATACTTCAAATTGGCTGTGTTAGTAGCCGCTTTGTTGCAGATTGGAAAGAGATCTTTGCTCTCCTTCACCGTTACAGATTATCTGGTTCACCGGGGCTTTTACAGCCCTCATCTCTCCTTTAAGGAGCTTATTATCCTCCCAAATACTTCACTTGGTTTTAGTGGTATTGTCACAGGGAGCATTGTTCTGAAGACTGTTCTACTTGAAGTAGAAGCGAGGTTTGTTGCCCAAGACTGTCCCCGCTCAGCTTTTGCTGACTGTTCGTCGTTGGTGTCTTTAGAGGCTTCGTTTCCTCCATTCAAGAACCAATCTACTTTGGTTGAGCTTGTTAGCTCCCATCTTTCCCATTATCCATGGTTTGAGCTTGTTAGCTCCCATCTATCCCTTTATCTATGGTTTGAGCTTGTTAGCTCCCATCTATCCTTTCATTTATGTTTAGCTTCTGATTtcgttattgttgttgttttaccATTTGCTCAAGTGGCTTGGTTTGTTTGGGATTTTGATAGCCATTTGTACTTTCTCCTTGAGGAGGAAGAACTcttttaa
- the LOC104707396 gene encoding single-stranded DNA-binding protein, mitochondrial: MNSLAIRASKLLRSSLISPLAISAERGSKAWFSTGPIDEGVEEDFEENVSERPELQPHGVDPRKGWGFRGVHRAIICGKVGQSPVQKILRNGRTVTIFTVGTGGMFDQRLVGAINQPKPAQWHRIAVHNEVLGSYAVQKLAKNSSVYVEGDIETRVYNDSISSEVKSIPEICIRRDGKIRLIKYGESISKISFDELKEGLI, encoded by the exons ATGAACTCACTCGCCATCAGAGCCTCGAAGCTTCTGAGATCCTCTTTAATATCTCCTCTAG CAATAAGTGCTGAGAGAGGCTCCAAGGCTTGGTTCTCAACTGGTCCTATTGATGAAGGTGTagaagaagattttgaagaaaaCGTATCAGAAAGACCTGAGCTTCAACCTCATGGAGTTGATCCCCGTAAAGGTTGGGGATTTCGCGGTGTTCATAGG GCGATAATCTGTGGGAAAGTAGGGCAATCACCGGTACAGAAGATCTTAAGGAACGGGCGGACAGTAACGATCTTTACAGTAGGAACAGGTGGGATGTTTGATCAGAGGCTTGTAGGAGCTATCAATCAGCCAAAACCAGCTCAGTGGCATAGAATCGCAGTGCACAACGAAGTGCTTGGCTCTTACGCTGTCCAGAAACTCGCTAAAAA CTCATCGGTTTATGTGGAAGGTGATATTGAGACTAGAGTGTATAATGATAGTATCAGCAGTGAAGTGAAGAGTATCCCTGAGATTTGCATCCGTCGTGATG GGAAGATTCGGCTGATCAAATATGGTGAAAGCATTAGCAAAATCTCTTTCGATGAGCTAA AAGAAGGATTGATTTAG
- the LOC104707397 gene encoding probable WRKY transcription factor 41: MEMMNWEQRNLLNELIHGLRAAKQLQASPAPSSSSSSSCLTSEMKETLLQQVVSSYEKAIMMLNGSHNPTTERVMDPVVNSGKVPESPASINESPKSEEFLDVGCKDYSCKKRKMLPKWTEQVRISPERGLEGPHDDVYSWRKYGQKDILGAKYPRSYYRCTFRNTQCCWATKQVQRSDGDPTIFEVTYRGTHTCSQQGNTPPHKRAETKPNQNHIVEVVNYQNNLLDNLRTNLTVRTDGLEGHGFSFPVTPPPFYSYETFCHVGSSGPSDFTGLISTNTSTGSSPIFDVDFQFDPTAEIDTTGFPTFLHDSI; the protein is encoded by the exons ATGGAAATGATGAATTGGGAACAGAGGAATTTGCTAAACGAGCTGATTCATGGACTAAGAGCTGCAAAACAACTCCAAGCTTCCCCGGCGCCATcgtcgtcatcttcttcttcgtgtttgACGTCGGAGATGAAGGAGACTCTCTTACAACAGGTAGTTTCTTCCTACGAGAAAGCTATTATGATGCTGAACGGATCACACAATCCAACGACCGAGAGGGTGATGGATCCGGTAGTTAACTCCGGTAAGGTTCCGGAATCTCCAGCATCGATTAACGAAAGTCCGAAAAGCGAAGAGTTCCTCGATGTGGGATGCAAAGATTACAGTTGCaaaaagag GAAGATGTTGCCAAAGTGGACAGAGCAAGTGAGAATTAGTCCAGAGAGAGGCTTAGAAGGACCTCATGATGATGTTTATAGCTGGAGAAAATATGGTCAAAAAGATATTTTGGGCGCCAAATATCCAAG GAGTTATTACAGATGCACATTTCGTAACACACAGTGCTGTTGGGCTACAAAACAAGTCCAAAGATCGGACGGTGATCCAACGATCTTCGAAGTAACATACAGAGGAACACACACTTGCTCACAACAGGGGAACACACCTCCACATAAACGAGCggaaactaaaccaaaccaaaaccacatAGTAGAAGTCGTAAATTACCAAAACAACCTCCTCGACAATCTCAGGACCAATCTCACCGTACGTACCGACGGGCTTGAAGGCCACGGTTTCTCGTTCCCCGTTACGCCGCCGCCGTTTTACTCTTACGAAACGTTTTGCCACGTGGGTAGCTCTGGTCCGTCAGATTTCACCGGACTGATCTCCACTAATACCTCCACAGGAAGTTCTCCAATCTTCGACGTTGATTTTCAATTTGATCCAACGGCTGAAATTGACACCACTGGCTTCCCCACGTTTTTACACGAttcgatttaa
- the LOC104707395 gene encoding uncharacterized protein LOC104707395 isoform X2: MARLSSMISLRHNPSFPTDLLAFIGLKLPSALASLSFRPSPPDPPDPPDPPDPSPAQSHVAHIVKSHQLLSLVGSRVDCSHSISISINMPPLLFPQYADYTSNWLC, encoded by the exons ATGGCTCGACTTTCTTCGATGATTTCGCTGCGCCATAACCCTTCGTTTCCGACGGATCTGCTTGCTTTTATCGGCCTGAAGCTTCCATCGGCGCTGGCCTCATTGTCGTTTCGTCCTTCTCCACCAGATCCGCCTGATCCTCCAGACCCTCCAGATCCCTCTCCGGCTCAAAGCCATGTAGCTCATATCGTCAAGTCACACCAGCTTCTTAGCCTCGTTGGCAGCAGAGTTGATTGCTCGCACTCCATTTCCATCTCAATCAACATGCCTCCTCTCCTGTTCCCCCAG TATGCAGATTATACTTCAAATTGGCTGTGTTAG
- the LOC104709650 gene encoding endoglucanase 19-like, with product MGATTTISILVLLLLGLVQLAVSGHDYKQALSKSIIFFEAQRSGHLPPNQRVSWRSHSGLYDGKSSGVDLVGGYYDAGDNVKFGLPMAFTVTTMCWSIIEYGGQLESNDELGHALDAVKWGTDYFIKAHPEPNVLYGEVGDGKSDHYCWQRPEEMTTDRKAYKIDRNNPGSDLAGETAAAMAAASIVFRRSDPSYSAELIRHARQVFEFADKYRGKYDSSITVAQKYYRSVSGYNDELLWAAAWLYQATNDKYYLDYLGKNGDSMGGTGWSITEFSWDVKYAGVQTLVAKVLMQGKAGEHTAVFERYQEKAEQYMCSLLGKSTKNIKKTPGGLIFRQSWNNMQFVTSASFLSAVYSDYLSSSKRDLRCSQGNISPSKLLDFSKSQVDYILGDNPRATSYMVGYGENYPRQVHHRGSSIVSFNVDQKFVTCRGGYATWYSRKGSDPNVLTGAIVGGPDAYDNFADQRDNYEQTEPATYNNAPXLKLKINKLKFVYYASL from the exons ATGGGTGCTACTACCACCATTTCgattcttgttcttcttcttcttgggttGGTTCAGCTTGCAGTTTCAGGACACGACTATAAACAAGCTCTGAGCAAAAGCATTATATTCTTTGAAGCTCAGAGGTCAGGACACCTTCCTCCCAACCAGAGAGTTTCATGGCGATCTCACTCCGGTCTTTACGACGGCAAATCAAGCGGC GTGGATCTAGTTGGAGGATACTATGACGCCGGAGACAATGTGAAATTCGGGCTTCCGATGGCTTTCACGGTTACCACAATGTGTTGGAGCATCATAGAATACGGTGGCCAGCTAGAATCTAATGACGAACTTGGCCATGCCCTTGACGCCGTTAAGTGGGGAACTGATTATTTCATTAAAGCCCACCCTGAACCTAACGTCCTCTATGGAGAG GTGGGAGATGGTAAATCGGACCATTATTGTTGGCAAAGGCCAGAGGAAATGACCACTGATCGTAAGGCTTACAAGATTGATAGGAACAATCCTGGTTCGGATCTTGCCGGAGAAACCGCTGCCGCAATGGCTGCCGCTTCCATAGTTTTTCGCCGCTCTGATCCATCATACTCAGCCGAGCTAATCCGTCACGCCCGTCAG GTTTTTGAATTTGCTGACAAATACAGAGGCAAATACGACAGCAGCATTACCGTGGCACAAAAATACTACCGATCAGTCAGCGGTTACAAT GATGAGTTACTCTGGGCTGCTGCGTGGCTATACCAAGCAAccaatgataaatattatctaGATTACCTCGGTAAAAATGGCGACTCGATGGGCGGTACGGGCTGGTCGATAACGGAATTCAGTTGGGACGTTAAGTATGCGGGCGTTCAAACCCTTGTCGCCAAG GTTCTGATGCAAGGGAAAGCAGGAGAACACACTGCCGTCTTCGAGAGGTACCAAGAGAAAGCAGAACAGTATATGTGTTCGTTGTTAGGTAAAAGcaccaaaaacataaagaaaactcCCGGCGGTTTGATTTTCCGGCAAAGCTGGAACAATATGCAGTTTGTCACAAGCGCTTCTTTCTTATCCGCGGTGTACTCCGACTACCTCTCGTCCTCCAAAAGAGATCTACGTTGTTCTCAAGGAAACATTTCTCCATCCAAACTCCTAGATTTTTCTAAATCACAG GTGGATTACATCCTCGGAGACAATCCAAGAGCGACGAGTTACATGGTTGGATACGGAGAGAACTATCCACGACAAGTTCATCATCGTGGTTCGTCGATTGTCTCGTTCAATGTCGATCAAAAGTTTGTGACTTGCCGTGGTGGTTACGCCACATGGTATAGTCGAAAAGGAAGCGATCCGAATGTTTTGACCGGAGCTATAGTGGGTGGACCCGATGCCTACGATAACTTCGCTGACCAGCGGGACAATTACGAGCAAACCGAACCAGCAACTTACAACAATGCACCTCNtttaaaattaaaaataaataaactgaaATTCGTATATTATGCTAGTCTCTAG
- the LOC104709649 gene encoding endoglucanase 19-like: MAFTVTTMCWSIIEYGGQLESNDELGHALDAVKWGTDYFIKAHPEPNVLYGEVGDGKSDHYCWQRPEEMTTDRKAYKIDRNNPGSDLAGETAAAMAAASIVFRRSDPSYSAELIRHARQVFEFADKYRGKYDSSITVAQKYYRSVSGYNDELLWAAAWLYQATNDKYYLDYLGKNGDSMGGTGWSITEFSWDVKYAGVQTLVAKVLMQGKAGEHTAVFERYQEKAEQYMCSLLGKSTKNIKKTPGGLIFRQSWNNMQFVTSASFLSAVYSDYLSSSKRDLRCSQGNISPSKLLDFSKSQVDYILGDNPRATSYMVGYGENYPRQVHHRGSSIVSFNVDQKFVTCRGGYATWYSRKGSDPNVLTGAIVGGPDAYDNFADQRDNYEQTEPATYNNAPLLGVLARLISGPRESDQLLPGGSPTPSPVVIKPAPLPKKKPTTPPASSPSPITISSQKMTNSWKDEGKVYYRYLTRLTNRSMKTLKNLKISITKLYGPIWGVTKTGNSYGFPSWIQSLPAGKSMEFVYIHSAPQANVLVSNYSLE; encoded by the exons ATGGCTTTCACGGTTACCACAATGTGTTGGAGCATCATAGAATACGGTGGCCAGCTAGAATCTAATGACGAACTTGGCCATGCCCTTGACGCCGTTAAGTGGGGAACTGATTATTTCATTAAAGCCCACCCTGAACCTAACGTCCTCTATGGAGAG GTGGGAGATGGTAAATCGGACCATTATTGTTGGCAAAGGCCAGAGGAAATGACCACTGATCGTAAGGCTTACAAGATTGATAGGAACAATCCTGGTTCGGATCTTGCCGGAGAAACCGCTGCCGCAATGGCTGCCGCTTCCATAGTTTTTCGCCGCTCTGATCCATCATACTCAGCCGAGCTAATCCGTCACGCCCGTCAG GTTTTTGAATTTGCTGACAAATACAGAGGCAAATACGACAGCAGCATTACCGTGGCACAAAAATACTACCGATCAGTCAGCGGTTACAAT GATGAGTTACTCTGGGCTGCTGCGTGGCTATACCAAGCAAccaatgataaatattatctaGATTACCTCGGTAAAAATGGCGACTCGATGGGCGGTACGGGCTGGTCGATAACGGAATTCAGTTGGGACGTTAAGTATGCGGGCGTTCAAACCCTTGTCGCCAAG GTTCTGATGCAAGGGAAAGCAGGAGAACACACTGCCGTCTTCGAGAGGTACCAAGAGAAAGCAGAACAGTATATGTGTTCGTTGTTAGGTAAAAGcaccaaaaacataaagaaaactcCCGGCGGTTTGATTTTCCGGCAAAGCTGGAACAATATGCAGTTTGTCACAAGCGCTTCTTTCTTATCCGCGGTGTACTCCGACTACCTCTCGTCCTCCAAAAGAGATCTACGTTGTTCTCAAGGAAACATTTCTCCATCCAAACTCCTAGATTTTTCTAAATCACAG GTGGATTACATCCTCGGAGACAATCCAAGAGCGACGAGTTACATGGTTGGATACGGAGAGAACTATCCACGACAAGTTCATCATCGTGGTTCGTCGATTGTCTCGTTCAATGTCGATCAAAAGTTTGTGACTTGCCGTGGTGGTTACGCCACATGGTATAGTCGAAAAGGAAGCGATCCGAATGTTTTGACCGGAGCTATAGTGGGTGGACCCGATGCCTACGATAACTTCGCTGACCAGCGGGACAATTACGAGCAAACCGAACCAGCAACTTACAACAATGCACCTCTTCTTGGTGTACTAGCCCGGTTAATTTCCGGTCCCAGGGAATCTGACCAGCTGCTCCCCG GTGGTAGTCCAACTCCAAGTCCGGTTGTCATAAAACCAGCACcgttaccaaaaaagaaacccaCAACACCTCCTG CTTCATCTCCTAGTCCCATCACCATATCGTCGCAGAAGATGACAAACTCATGGAAGGACGAAGGAAAGGTTTACTATCGATATTTAACGAGATTAACAAATAGATctatgaaaacattgaaaaattTGAAGATATCAATCACCAAACTCTATGGTCCAATATGGGGTGTTACCAAAACCGGTAACTCGTATGGTTTCCCTTCATGGATCCAATCGTTACCGGCAGGCAAAAGCATGGAGTTTGTCTATATCCACTCAGCTCCACAGGCAAATGTCTTGGTTTCTAACTATTCTTTGGAGTGA
- the LOC104707395 gene encoding uncharacterized protein LOC104707395 isoform X3: protein MARLSSMISLRHNPSFPTDLLAFIGLKLPSALASLSFRPSPPDPPDPPDPPDPSPAQSHVAHIVKSHQLLSLVGSRVDCSHSISISINMPPLLFPQGALF, encoded by the exons ATGGCTCGACTTTCTTCGATGATTTCGCTGCGCCATAACCCTTCGTTTCCGACGGATCTGCTTGCTTTTATCGGCCTGAAGCTTCCATCGGCGCTGGCCTCATTGTCGTTTCGTCCTTCTCCACCAGATCCGCCTGATCCTCCAGACCCTCCAGATCCCTCTCCGGCTCAAAGCCATGTAGCTCATATCGTCAAGTCACACCAGCTTCTTAGCCTCGTTGGCAGCAGAGTTGATTGCTCGCACTCCATTTCCATCTCAATCAACATGCCTCCTCTCCTGTTCCCCCAG GGAGCATTGTTCTGA
- the LOC104707398 gene encoding high mobility group B protein 13 — protein sequence MATVSDPAPAKKSRNSRKALKEKNEIVESPLLSPVSAAAKGKEEAKSFEKDLMEMQAMLEKMKIEKEKTEDLLKEKDEILRKKEEELETKEVEQEKLKTELKKLQKMKEFKPNMTFAFTQSLAQTEEEKKGRKKKDSAETKRPSTPYILWCKENWNEIKKQNPDADFKETSNILGAKWKTVSAEEKKPYEEKYQADKEVYLQVIAKEKREKEAMKLLDDEQKQKTAMELLDQYLHFVQEAEQDNKKKAKKIKDPLKPKHPVSAYLIYANERRAALKGDNKSVVEVAKMTGEEWKSLSEEQKAPYDQMAKKNKEIYLQEMEGYKRTKEEEAMSQKKEEEELMKLHKQEALQLLKKKEKNDNIIKKTKEATKTKKKNEDVDPNKPKKPASSYLLFCKDARKSVAEEHPGINNSTLTAHISLKWKELGEEEKQVYNQKAAELMEAYKKEVEEYNKTKTVS from the exons ATGGCGACAGTTTCAGATCCAGCTCCGGCGAAGAAATCGAGAAACAGTAGAAAGGCgttgaaggagaagaatgagatcgTCGAGTCACCGTTGTTGTCACCGGTCTCGGCAGCCGCCAAGGGGAAAGAAGAAGCGAAATCGTTTGAGAAAGATCTGATGGAGATGCAAGCGatgttggagaagatgaagatcgaGAAGGAGAAGACGGAGGATTTGCTAAAGGAGAAGGACGAGATCctgaggaagaaggaagaggaactTGAGACTAAGGAAGTTGAGCAGGAGAAACTTAAGACGGAGCTGAAGAAGTTGCAGAAGATGAAGGAGTTTAAACCTAACATG ACATTTGCATTTACTCAATCTTTGGCACAAActgaagaggagaagaagggaaggaagaagaaggatagTGCTGAAACTAAGAGACCATCGACACCGTACATTTTGTGGTGTAAGGAGAATTGGAacgaaatcaagaaacaaaatccaGATGCTGATTTCAAGGAGACTTCAAACATTCTGGGTGCTAAGTGGAAGACTGTGAGtgcagaagagaagaagccTTATGAGGAGAAGTACCAAGCAGATAAGGAAGTTTACCTTCAGGTTATTGCTAAGGAGAAGCGTGAAAAGGAAGCCATGAAGCTTCTTGATGATGAGCAGAAGCAGAAAACTGCAATGGAACTGCTTGATCAGTATCTCCATTTTGTTCAGGAAGCTGAACAGGACAACAAGAAAAAGGCCAA GAAGATTAAGGATCCTCTGAAGCCAAAACATCCCGTATCTGCTTACTTGATCTATGCAAACGAGAGGAGAGCTGCTTTGAAAGGAGATAACAAAAGCGTAGTGGAG GTCGCTAAGATGACTGGAGAAGAGTGGAAGAGCTTGTCTGAAGAACAAAAGGCTCCCTACGATCAG ATGGCAAAGAAGAACAAGGAGATATATCTTCAAGAAATGGAAGGATATAAAagaacaaaggaagaagaagccatgagccagaagaaagaagaagaggaactcATGAAGCTCCATAAACAAGAAGCTCTCCAACTTctcaagaagaaggaaaaaaacgaCAATATCATAAAG AAGACGAAAGAAGCaaccaaaaccaagaagaagaacgagGATGTTGATcctaacaaaccaaaaaagccTGCTTCTTCATACTTACTCTTTTG CAAAGATGCAAGGAAGAGTGTAGCAGAAGAGCATCCTGGGATCAACAACTCAACTCTTACTGCTCACATTTCATTGAAATGGAAG GAACTTGGTGAAGAGGAGAAACAAGTTTATAATCAAAAAGCTGCTGAGTTAATGGAAGCTTACAAGAAAGAAGTGGAAGAGTACAATAAGACCAAGACTGTCTCgtag